The genome window GTCTCGAGGATGAACAGCCCCGTCATGCTGATGGTCGCCAGCAGGAACAGCGGGGCCAGAAAACTGTCTACAAGGTCGATACCGTCCTCACGTCGCAGCGCGTTTGACGCTGCTGAAGTCATACTTGTTGCCATAGTCCCAACGCTCGAGGACTCCACCCCTTCACCCTAAATCTCAACTAATTGGGTAGTCATTAGGTATAATAGGTAACGGGTTGCCCGCCGGGTATGGCGATACGAAAACTGCAGGAAGTAGGCGGCGGATCGACCGGTGTGACCCTCCCGAAAGACGACCTCGTGCTCGAGGACATCCTCAACGACGAGGGAGAACTCGAGGGAGCACACTTCGCTCATGTCACGTACGAGGGAGAGGGAGAATGGTCGCTTCAGCTCATCGACCTCGAGACTGACGAATGAGCCAGACCACTGCAATCGGGTCCTCAAGTCGTGGGCGGTGGGCCGAGATGCATCAAACTGGACCCGCTCGGGCTAACCAACGTGACGAGCCAATCAAAGAACCAGCAGGCCAGCCACCCAAGTTCGACCACCTCGAGCTACCCTAACCAGGCGACTTTTTCGCGTTCTCGCTGCTGAGCCTCTGGTGAGTACGTCCCGCGGTAGTGCTCGAGGAAGGTCTCTAAATCGTTCCACCCGCCCCAGTCGATCACGAGCAACGGGTCAACGTCGGCGGCCGCCAGCGCGGTCGCCCAGGTCCGCCGGAGATCGTGAAAGCCCAGGTAGCGCCAACCGTCGTCGTTCGTCTCGTCGGCCAGTTGCTCTGCAGCGGAAGCGAGCCACCGCCGCAACGAGCGCGTCGTCGAGATCTCGAGCAGCGGCGCACTCCTGGAGGCGTCGCGAACGTCGGCCACGGTTCGGATGGTCGTCGCGAGGTCACGCGGGACGGGCGTCTCGCGGAACTGGTCGCCCTTGCCGTGCCAGACGCGGAGAACCGTACCCGCGTCGGTGTCGACGACGTCCTCCGGTGAGACGTCGAGCACTTCGTGCGAGCGGAGCCCGCAGCGGGCACCGAGCGAGAACGCGAGTCGCTGTTGAGTGTCTTGGGCGACCTCGAGCAACTGTGCTACCTCAGCCTGGCTGAGCCAGACCTTCATGTCGTCGCGGTTGGCGTGCTGTTGGAGATTCATGTCCGGGTTGCGAGTAAGGCGGACGGCAACCCGGTGGATAGTCAGTGTTTCGGAGGGGTTGGACGAGGCGATCGGGGCCGATCACGTCCGACTTTCAGGTGATAGCGGAAACCGGCTTATCGACTACTGTGTGAGTTTGCTGCGGTTTTTGAGATGCTTTCAGCGAACTCCAGATGGTCCTCACTAAGTGAAAAATGCTCCACAGTCTCTCCCTCTATCGTCCGCATCGTAACGGTGACTGTCCCATCTTCGGTATTGAAGGCTCCCGCAAGAAGAAAAATCCCAATAGCTGCAGCGCCAATTCCGATCAATAAAAGCAACGCCGTCACTGTCCCATCTGCCTGACCTAACATCCCGAAAGACAGGACACCCACAACAAGAAGAACACCACCAATCACGATCGTCGTCATGTCTGGCTCTTCAGATTCTACGTGTTCAATCTCGACAGAACCTAAAGTATCCAGAAACGTAGATTCAACTGTTGTTGAACCGCTTTTTAGCCTTTGTTCGAAGGTCAAAAACCGACTGCTAGTGAGTAGGTAAATGTATTGGATGGCTTTCTCACCGGACAACTCTTTAGAAAATGCATGAGCATCAATCATCGACTCGCTCTTGCTAAGATACGACTGTAGAGCCTCTTGTTGGGATTTCTGAATATCTTGCATCCGTTAGCGAACAGTCAGTTAAGCCATTTTACTGTTTCGTTGGGTATTTCCGAAGGTACTGGTCTTTGGCCGATCGCGTGGCAACAACAGTGCTTACTCCAACTTTGAGAACATGTGCCTTATGTTCATCTACTGCGCACAGCAGAGGAGATCGTCCGGCTTCTCCCGAATAGCGGACATCGAAAGTTGCAGTAGCGATGTGTCGGGCCATGATTATGAATACGGTTAAGTAATTCCTGTGTATTAGCATATCTGAAAAGTGGTGCCTCACATCAGAAAGCGGGTTGCGGAGGCAGTCAACGATGGGAATACTGTTGAATGGGCAGTTGGGATGGCTATCAAAGGAGGTGTCGAATTTGTACTTGCGGTATCATTATCCACGGTCCCACTGCTCGTATTTGGTCTTC of Natrarchaeobaculum sulfurireducens contains these proteins:
- a CDS encoding tyrosine-type recombinase/integrase; its protein translation is MNLQQHANRDDMKVWLSQAEVAQLLEVAQDTQQRLAFSLGARCGLRSHEVLDVSPEDVVDTDAGTVLRVWHGKGDQFRETPVPRDLATTIRTVADVRDASRSAPLLEISTTRSLRRWLASAAEQLADETNDDGWRYLGFHDLRRTWATALAAADVDPLLVIDWGGWNDLETFLEHYRGTYSPEAQQREREKVAWLG